The window GATATTCAAAATATCCAATCACGTGATTCAACGGCTGAATTGTTTTTTAATATCTTTAATGATATAAAATTAAATGGTGGAAAAATTATCTTAACATCTGACCGTACACCAAACGAACTTAATGGTTTTCATAATCGAATTATTTCGAGATTAGCGTCAGGTTTGCAGTGTAAAATTTCTCAACCCGACAAAAATGAAGCTATTAAAATTATTAATAATTGGTTTGAATTCAAAAAAAAATATCAAATTACTGACGAAGCTAAAGAATATATTGCTGAAGGTTTTCACACTGATATTAGACAGATGATTGGTAATCTAAAACAAATTTGTTTTTGAGCGGACAATGATACTAATAAAGATTTAATAATCACAAAAGATTATGTAATTGAGTGTTCAGTTGAAAACGAAATTCCACTAAATATTGTTGTTAAAAAACAATTTAAACCTGAACAAATAATTGAAATTGTTGCAAAAGAATTAAATATAAAAACAGATTTAATTAAATCTTCTATTAGAAAAAATAATATAGTTTGAGCGCGTGATATTGTTTGTTATATTCTAAAAAATAAACTAAATTTAACTTTAACAGATATTGGTAAATTACTAAACGGACGAGAACACACTACAATTAGTCATAGTATTAGTAAAGTTCAAAAAATTCTTGATGATGAAAATAGTCAAGAAGCACTACAAATTAATCTAATTATCAATAAATTTTAATTTTATTAAAGAAAAGTAATCAAAACTTATTAAAATATTATATATTTATATATAGTGTATTTTCGTGTTTTTGAACTCAAAACATAAAATTACTAATTTTTTATTATTTAACTTATATATTGTAATAAAGGAAGAGAATTATGAGAGATATTCATCCAGTAAGCAAACCATGCGTTTATAATTGTGTAACATGTAAAAAAGAATTTATAATTGATTCTGCAGCAAAAAATACAGAAGTTGCAATTGAAGTTTGTTCAAATTGCCATACATTTTTTATTGGTAAACAAAACGCAACTACAACATTACGTGGTCGTGCTGAAAAACTAAATAATCGTTTTGAAGCTGGTTTAAATAACATTAATAAAAAACCAGAAAAGAAAAAAATACAAGGTAAATCTGAACCAAGAAAAAGTTTAAACGAATTATAATTAATCATCTTGTCATTAATTGCCAAGATTGTTTAATTCTTTTTGTATAATTAAAAATTAGTAGATTAAATAACAGGCAATTAGATTACCTGTTATTTTATTTTTACTAAAATATTTAAAACTGAGGGACTTATGGAATACAACAAAAAACTTTATGAAGCAATTGAACGAGTCGCTATTAAAAATGACGCTTTAAAAAAAGAATTAGAAACGGTTGTAACAGACTTTAAAAAAATTAAAGAGATTAATATACAGTTAAAAAAAACTACTAAAATTGCTGAAGCCTTTGCAAAATATAAACAAAAATTGGATACTGGTATAGCTGCTGAAAAAATATTAAATACAGAAAAAGATTTAGAATTAATCGAATTAGCACAGATGGATTTAGATGAAGCTAAAATTAATATTCCAATAATTGAAAATGATTTAAAAATTATGCTGTTGCCAACTGATCCTAATGATGATAAAAATGTTATTGTTGAAATGCGCCCTGCTGCTGGAGGGGATGAATCATCAATTTTTGTCGGCAATTTGTTTGATACATATCGTGCTTATGCTGAAAATAATAATTGAAAAATGAAAATTATAGAAATGACTCCGAATGCTGTTGGTTTTAGTTTTATTTCTTTTATGATTTCTGGAGAAGAAGTTTATTCACGAATGAAATTTGAGTCAGGAGTTCATCGAGTACAACGTGTACCTGCTACTGAATCTAAAGGAAGAGTACATACGTCAACAATTACAGTTGCTGTTCTTCCAGAACAAGATGAAGTTGATGTTGTAATTAATCCAACAGAATTAAGAATTGATACTTACCGTGCAAGTGGGGCTGGAGGACAGCATGTTAATAGAACAGAATCAGCTGTAAGAATTACGCATATTCCAACAGGGGTTGTTGCTGCATGTCAAGAGGGAAAATCACAAATTGAAAACCGAGAAACAGCTATGAAAATGTTAAGAGCTAAATTATGAGAAGCAGCTCAAGAACAGCAAAATGCAGAATTTGCTAATTTAAGAAAAAATCAAGTTGGTACAGGGGATCGTTCTGAAAAAATCCGTACTTACAATTATCCACAGAACCGCGTTACTGACCATCGTATTAACCTAACATTAAATAAATTAGACCAAATCATGATGGGTGAGTTAGATGAGATTATTGATGCATTAATTGCTGACGAACAAACTGGTTTAATGGCTAATTTAGATATTTAATGACCTACCATCAATTAATTTTTCAAGCATACTCACTACTTGAAAAAAAATTACGTAATCCACAAGTAGCATTTCAGTTGCTGTACGGATTAGATAATAAAATTAACGATTCTTATAGTTTTTCAAATAACCGCTTAACAATTGTAAATTCTAATTTAGAATATACATATTTTAAACTATTAGATGAATTTATTAATGGAAAACCATTAGTGAGAATTTTAGGATATGGCTATTTTTGTGCAAAGCGCTTTTATGTTGATAAAAATGTTTTTGCTTTTCGTGTTGAAACTGAATTATTAATAGATGTTGTTAATAAAGTAATTCAACAATCCACTTATAAAATTAAAAATGTTATTGATGTTTGTTGTGGTAGTGGTGTTTTAGGGTTAAGTACAAAAATGAATTTTAATCAATTGAATGTTTCATTATTAGATATTTCTATTGATGCAATTAATAATTGCAAAAAAAATGCTAAATATCATAACTTAACAGATGTAAATTTTATTCATAAAAGTATGCAAGAATACTTTTTAAACACAAAAAAACGGTTTGATTTAATTATCTGTAATCCCCCATATATCAAAAGTAATTATGAATTAAATCGTGAAGTCTTAGATTATGACCCCATTAATGCACTTATTGATTTCGATCACAAAGATGGAATTAGTTTTTATTTATTTATAATAAATAACATTAAATCAATTGCTAATGAGAAATTCACTATTATTTTTGAAATTGGTTTTGATCAAAAAGAAATTTTAGAAAAAGTTATTAAAAAAAATGAATTTCCTCTTTTTTACTACTTTATAAATGATTATAATAATCTATGTAGAATTTTAATAATAAGTAATATTAAATATGAAAATTTATAGAATAACTAATTTAAATGTGATTTATGATGCTTTAATGGCCAATAAATGTGTTCTAATCCCTACTGATACTATCATTGGTTTATTAGCAAAAAATCAAGATGTAATTTATGAAATTAAGCAACGTGATCGAAATAAGAAAATCATCCGCTTTGTAGCCGATTACAAATTACTTGGTGATTTAACTGTAGAACAAAAGCAATTTTTAGATCTTTTTTGACCAGGTTCTGTCACTATCATTAAAAATGGTATTTCTTATCGTATGCCAAATAGCCCTTATATACTAAAATTAATTCAAAAGTTAGGTCCGTTATATTGTAGTAGTGCTAATATTTCAGGTGAAGAACCAATTAAAAATCATAATGAAGCAATTTTTAAATTTGGAGCAAATAGTAAACTAATTTATGTTGAAGCACAACAACAAATTGGTGTTCCATCAACTATTGTTGACATCGATAAATGAGAATACATTCGTCGTGGTGCTAATGTTGAGATGGTAGATATGTTTATTAAAGAACTAAAAGATAATAAAACAGGGAAATAATCAATGATAAAAAAAATTTATTTTGGTAATGATCATGCTGCTTATGAAATTAAAGATCAAATTATCACTCATTTAAAACAAAAAGGTTATCAAATTATTGATGAAGGTGCACAAGCCGCATTAGGTTCTGTTGATTATAGTACATATGCATTAAAAGTTGCTAATGACGTTGTTAATGATACTAAAAATGATAGCATAGGTATTTTATTATGTGGCACGGGAATAGGTATGAATATAGCAGCAAGCAAAGTGCATGGAACGCGGGTTGCGTTAGTGTATAACGAAAGCAGTGCAAAACTAGCCAAGGAGCATAATAATGCTAACATAATTACTATAGGAGCACGTGAAAATAGTTTAAACCAAATTCTTAAAATGATTGATGATTTTTTAACAAGTAAATTTTTAGGCGAGCGTCACCAAAAACGTTTAGATATAATTGCAAAATATGAAAAAGAGCAAAATAGTTAATTTTAAAAGTTTTTTTAATTTTTTTAACATTTTGTGTTCATTTTGTAGTAATATAAAAGTGCAATAAAATATTAATATTAAAGAAAGATTATATTATGTTAAATATTTTAAATAATGTATCTAATTCTTCACTATATTCAGCCGCTTCAAATGCTACTGCGCAAACTGGTTCAAATTTGATCAATGATCTAGTTCCAGAAACATTAACCGCTTCAGGAATTAGTATCGCTATTTCTGTTTTTAGTGTTATAGGTACGATCGTTATTGCTTTGAGTGTATTGCCACAAACAATTAAAACTTTACGTGAAAAAGATACAGCTTCATTAAGTTTATTACTATTCTTGCTTAATGGTATTGCTACAGCCTTTTTAACTCTATACGGTATTGGACTTGTTACAGTTCATCCAAATTCATTTTCATTCTTAGTGGATATTAAAAACGGAATGTTCATTTATAATAGAGAAGAGTGAGTTGCTGGATACTTAATCTGCGGTATCTTCTTAATTATGGGTGAAGCATTATGTTCAGTAACTTCATTTATTGTTCTATTCTGCAAAGTTAATAACATGATTAAAGCTAAAAAAATGGGAATGAGCGAAGAAGAATATTATGAAAAACAAATTAAACCATTCCTAAAAGTGAAAGGAGCTAACTAATTATGAATTTCACTTCATTATTGCAAGATGGTATATATGAAGTTGGTAATGGTGCAATCGTTACTGACCAATCACCATATTTAGGAATTACACCTGATTATCAGGGTGCATATGGTTTCCCAACACACCCTTGAGGTATTTTCTTTCAAGTTGTTGGAGCTATTTTAGTTTTTGGTGCTTATTTACCTGCTGTTATTAAAGTACTAATTTCAAAAAGAACTGAAAATTTGGCTATTGGTATGTGAATTATTTCAATTGCTGGTTTAGGATTATTAGCGATATTTGCTTGATTAGGTGTTTCTGTAAACCCTGGAGGATTTATTCTTGTAGCTCTAAGTGAAACACTATCTTGCATTGCAAGTATAATTGTGTTTGCTTTAAAAATTGCAAATAAAGCTAAAGCTAAAGCCGCTGGTATG is drawn from Ureaplasma parvum serovar 3 str. ATCC 27815 and contains these coding sequences:
- a CDS encoding PQ-loop domain-containing transporter, with amino-acid sequence MLNILNNVSNSSLYSAASNATAQTGSNLINDLVPETLTASGISIAISVFSVIGTIVIALSVLPQTIKTLREKDTASLSLLLFLLNGIATAFLTLYGIGLVTVHPNSFSFLVDIKNGMFIYNREEWVAGYLICGIFLIMGEALCSVTSFIVLFCKVNNMIKAKKMGMSEEEYYEKQIKPFLKVKGAN
- the dnaA gene encoding chromosomal replication initiator protein DnaA, which translates into the protein MANNYQTLYDSAIKRIPYDLISDQAYAILQNAKTHKVCDGVLYIIVANAFEKSIINGNFINIISKYLSEEFKKENIVNFEFIIDNEKLLINSNFLIKETNIKNRFNFSDELLRYNFNNLVISNFNQKAIKAIENLFSNNYDNSSMCNPLFLFGKVGVGKTHIVAAAGNRFANSNPNLKIYYYEGQDFFRKFCSASLKGTSYVEEFKKEIASADLLIFEDIQNIQSRDSTAELFFNIFNDIKLNGGKIILTSDRTPNELNGFHNRIISRLASGLQCKISQPDKNEAIKIINNWFEFKKKYQITDEAKEYIAEGFHTDIRQMIGNLKQICFWADNDTNKDLIITKDYVIECSVENEIPLNIVVKKQFKPEQIIEIVAKELNIKTDLIKSSIRKNNIVWARDIVCYILKNKLNLTLTDIGKLLNGREHTTISHSISKVQKILDDENSQEALQINLIINKF
- a CDS encoding L-threonylcarbamoyladenylate synthase gives rise to the protein MKIYRITNLNVIYDALMANKCVLIPTDTIIGLLAKNQDVIYEIKQRDRNKKIIRFVADYKLLGDLTVEQKQFLDLFWPGSVTIIKNGISYRMPNSPYILKLIQKLGPLYCSSANISGEEPIKNHNEAIFKFGANSKLIYVEAQQQIGVPSTIVDIDKWEYIRRGANVEMVDMFIKELKDNKTGK
- a CDS encoding HemK/PrmC family methyltransferase, whose amino-acid sequence is MTYHQLIFQAYSLLEKKLRNPQVAFQLLYGLDNKINDSYSFSNNRLTIVNSNLEYTYFKLLDEFINGKPLVRILGYGYFCAKRFYVDKNVFAFRVETELLIDVVNKVIQQSTYKIKNVIDVCCGSGVLGLSTKMNFNQLNVSLLDISIDAINNCKKNAKYHNLTDVNFIHKSMQEYFLNTKKRFDLIICNPPYIKSNYELNREVLDYDPINALIDFDHKDGISFYLFIINNIKSIANEKFTIIFEIGFDQKEILEKVIKKNEFPLFYYFINDYNNLCRILIISNIKYENL
- the prfA gene encoding peptide chain release factor 1; translated protein: MEYNKKLYEAIERVAIKNDALKKELETVVTDFKKIKEINIQLKKTTKIAEAFAKYKQKLDTGIAAEKILNTEKDLELIELAQMDLDEAKINIPIIENDLKIMLLPTDPNDDKNVIVEMRPAAGGDESSIFVGNLFDTYRAYAENNNWKMKIIEMTPNAVGFSFISFMISGEEVYSRMKFESGVHRVQRVPATESKGRVHTSTITVAVLPEQDEVDVVINPTELRIDTYRASGAGGQHVNRTESAVRITHIPTGVVAACQEGKSQIENRETAMKMLRAKLWEAAQEQQNAEFANLRKNQVGTGDRSEKIRTYNYPQNRVTDHRINLTLNKLDQIMMGELDEIIDALIADEQTGLMANLDI
- a CDS encoding RpiB/LacA/LacB family sugar-phosphate isomerase, coding for MIKKIYFGNDHAAYEIKDQIITHLKQKGYQIIDEGAQAALGSVDYSTYALKVANDVVNDTKNDSIGILLCGTGIGMNIAASKVHGTRVALVYNESSAKLAKEHNNANIITIGARENSLNQILKMIDDFLTSKFLGERHQKRLDIIAKYEKEQNS
- the rpmE gene encoding 50S ribosomal protein L31 encodes the protein MRDIHPVSKPCVYNCVTCKKEFIIDSAAKNTEVAIEVCSNCHTFFIGKQNATTTLRGRAEKLNNRFEAGLNNINKKPEKKKIQGKSEPRKSLNEL